From the genome of Clostridium sp. BNL1100, one region includes:
- the rnhA gene encoding ribonuclease HI yields MKQVEIYTDGACSGNPGAGGWGAVLMYGEHKVEISGFEKSTTNNKMELTAAYEALKRLKEPCKVNLYSDSAYLVNAFLQGWLDKWIKNGWKRNKNEEVKNIELWKELVRLADIHEIKWIKVKGHADNVYNNRCDKLATDEIKKNS; encoded by the coding sequence ATGAAGCAGGTAGAAATATACACCGATGGAGCCTGCTCCGGAAATCCCGGTGCAGGCGGTTGGGGAGCAGTGCTCATGTATGGTGAGCATAAAGTTGAAATATCCGGATTTGAAAAGAGTACCACAAACAATAAAATGGAACTGACGGCGGCATATGAAGCTCTGAAAAGGCTAAAAGAGCCGTGTAAGGTAAATTTATACAGTGATAGTGCCTATCTGGTAAATGCTTTTTTACAGGGCTGGCTTGATAAATGGATAAAAAACGGATGGAAGCGGAATAAAAATGAGGAAGTAAAAAACATAGAACTATGGAAAGAACTTGTTAGGCTTGCAGATATTCATGAAATAAAATGGATAAAGGTTAAAGGTCATGCAGATAATGTATATAATAATCGGTGTGACAAGCTTGCAACGGACGAAATTAAGAAAAACAGCTAG
- the spoIIM gene encoding stage II sporulation protein M, protein MIHKTANVVKEHIRDNKYTYLSLFIFYIIGIVAGALSVNELDYHQKTEMTTFFNDFLKLLNSDNVNGISLLKISILDSMRIIILFWLLGVTVIGLPVYYLTLGMKGFSTGFSSGIVMGVLGEKGILVSVFCFLPKEILTVPFIIALGVNGIRLTKGIFKNWIKKPVKKEDTLKFRFLPYCFVAIFFSLFILVMTIMDAFIAPFTLRLLTFV, encoded by the coding sequence GTGATTCACAAAACAGCAAATGTAGTAAAAGAACACATAAGAGATAATAAATACACATACCTTAGTTTGTTTATTTTTTATATAATAGGAATTGTGGCCGGTGCACTATCTGTTAATGAGCTGGACTACCACCAGAAAACCGAAATGACTACATTTTTCAATGACTTTTTAAAGTTGTTAAACAGTGATAATGTAAATGGAATATCGTTACTAAAGATTTCAATACTGGACAGTATGAGAATTATAATACTTTTTTGGCTGCTTGGTGTTACAGTAATAGGATTACCTGTTTATTACCTGACCTTGGGAATGAAAGGGTTTAGTACCGGATTCAGTTCAGGGATTGTAATGGGAGTTCTGGGAGAAAAGGGAATATTGGTTTCAGTTTTCTGCTTTCTCCCGAAAGAAATCCTGACAGTACCTTTTATTATTGCCCTCGGAGTTAATGGTATAAGATTAACAAAAGGAATATTCAAGAATTGGATTAAAAAACCTGTTAAAAAAGAAGACACATTAAAATTTAGATTTCTGCCCTACTGTTTTGTTGCTATTTTCTTTTCCTTATTTATACTGGTTATGACAATTATGGATGCTTTTATAGCTCCATTTACCTTAAGATTATTGACATTTGTATAA
- a CDS encoding NUDIX hydrolase, whose translation MDYNEKTLKTEDIYKGNIIKVQNLTVSLPNGKEATRDIVLHPGASVVVPINEKGELYMVKQFRKPLDMTTLELPAGKLDSAGEDPKLCAERELMEETGLRAGKIEHMISIHTTPGFCNEVIHMYAATELTQGDSCTDEDEFLDVEKIHVSKLVDMILNHEITDAKTIIGVMMAEKILREK comes from the coding sequence ATGGATTATAATGAAAAAACACTTAAAACAGAGGATATCTACAAAGGCAACATAATTAAGGTGCAAAATTTAACCGTCAGCCTTCCAAACGGAAAAGAGGCTACAAGAGATATAGTATTACACCCGGGAGCATCGGTTGTTGTTCCAATAAACGAAAAAGGTGAATTGTACATGGTTAAGCAATTCAGAAAACCTCTTGATATGACAACCCTTGAGCTGCCTGCCGGTAAACTTGATTCAGCCGGGGAAGATCCAAAACTATGCGCCGAAAGGGAGTTAATGGAGGAGACAGGTCTCCGCGCCGGAAAGATAGAACATATGATAAGCATACATACCACGCCGGGTTTCTGTAACGAGGTTATTCATATGTATGCAGCAACTGAGCTTACCCAGGGAGACTCATGTACTGACGAAGACGAATTTCTGGATGTAGAAAAAATTCATGTTTCAAAACTCGTTGACATGATTCTCAATCACGAAATAACAGACGCAAAGACTATTATAGGTGTTATGATGGCAGAAAAAATATTGCGTGAAAAGTAA
- the xerD gene encoding site-specific tyrosine recombinase XerD, with amino-acid sequence MEANVEKFINFLERDKRLSLNTLQSYKRDIEQYITYLKEINVTNIANTNKTTVIAYLLHLQKKGRATSTISRNLASIRSFYQFLYKDKVIDNDPTSELESPKVEKKLPQILSTQEVELLLDQPKCLDLKGIRDKAMLELLYATGIRVSELISLNLDDINFELGFIKCNKGTRERTIPIGSISMAAVHEYLEKSRNFLIQDSQETALFVNVNGKRLTRQGFWKIIKHYKNQAKINKDITPHTLRHSFAAHLLENGADLRSIQEMLGHSDISSTQIYAQIAKNKIKDVYKKTHPRA; translated from the coding sequence ATGGAAGCTAATGTTGAAAAGTTTATTAATTTTCTAGAGAGAGATAAGAGATTATCGCTCAATACGCTTCAGTCCTATAAACGGGACATAGAACAATACATAACATACTTAAAAGAAATTAACGTAACCAACATCGCAAATACTAATAAGACAACTGTAATTGCCTACTTGTTACATTTACAGAAAAAGGGTAGAGCTACATCTACCATATCAAGGAACCTTGCGTCAATAAGGTCCTTTTATCAATTCCTCTATAAGGATAAAGTAATAGACAATGACCCTACCTCCGAGTTGGAATCACCTAAAGTAGAAAAAAAGCTTCCACAGATATTATCAACCCAAGAGGTTGAGTTGCTGCTCGACCAGCCTAAGTGCCTTGATCTTAAAGGAATCCGTGACAAGGCTATGCTTGAATTATTATACGCAACAGGTATTCGTGTTTCAGAACTTATATCACTAAACTTAGACGATATTAATTTTGAATTAGGGTTTATAAAGTGCAATAAAGGCACACGTGAAAGGACAATTCCCATCGGATCCATATCAATGGCCGCAGTACATGAGTATCTTGAAAAATCCCGTAACTTTTTGATTCAGGACAGTCAGGAAACAGCACTTTTTGTAAATGTAAACGGTAAACGTCTTACAAGACAAGGGTTCTGGAAGATAATAAAACATTACAAGAATCAAGCAAAAATAAATAAGGACATAACACCACATACATTAAGACATTCCTTTGCAGCACATTTACTTGAAAATGGTGCGGATTTAAGGTCAATACAGGAAATGCTTGGTCATTCAGATATTTCTTCGACTCAGATATATGCGCAGATTGCTAAAAACAAAATTAAAGATGTTTACAAAAAGACTCATCCCAGAGCATAA
- the proC gene encoding pyrroline-5-carboxylate reductase, with translation MKKIGFIGTGMMGTAMIKGIIGAQIVNPSDIHVFDLDKAKLDVLCSDLGVNAEESSRKIVKKCDFVFLAVKPNVVKIVLEDIKDVFSNEKLFISIAAGIPLKTYKNTLGEDKKIIRAMPNTPAVIGEGMTLISFDSCVPDSEVKEAMNLLSSLGKVECMEEKLMNEVVALTGSSPAYIFMLIEAMADAAVLSGIPRQTAYRLASQAVAGSAKMVAETGKHPGELKDQVCSPAGTTIEAVAALEKHGFRNSIMEAMNECTKKARELGKIYG, from the coding sequence ATGAAAAAAATAGGATTTATAGGTACAGGAATGATGGGAACAGCAATGATAAAAGGAATAATTGGGGCACAGATTGTCAACCCTTCAGATATTCATGTTTTTGATTTGGATAAAGCAAAGCTTGATGTATTATGCAGCGATTTGGGAGTAAATGCAGAAGAAAGTTCACGAAAAATTGTAAAGAAATGTGATTTTGTATTTCTTGCAGTTAAGCCAAACGTAGTAAAAATAGTTTTAGAAGATATAAAGGATGTATTTTCCAATGAAAAGCTTTTTATAAGTATTGCGGCTGGTATTCCTCTCAAAACCTACAAGAATACACTTGGCGAAGACAAAAAAATAATTAGGGCTATGCCAAATACTCCCGCAGTAATTGGTGAAGGAATGACCCTCATAAGCTTTGATTCTTGTGTTCCGGATAGTGAAGTAAAAGAAGCTATGAATTTGCTGAGTTCTCTTGGAAAAGTAGAATGTATGGAAGAAAAACTTATGAATGAAGTTGTAGCGTTAACCGGCAGCAGTCCTGCATATATTTTTATGTTAATAGAAGCAATGGCAGATGCGGCTGTTTTATCAGGTATCCCAAGGCAAACTGCGTACAGGCTTGCTTCTCAGGCTGTGGCAGGAAGTGCAAAAATGGTAGCTGAGACAGGTAAGCATCCGGGAGAATTAAAAGATCAGGTTTGCTCACCGGCAGGTACTACAATTGAAGCGGTTGCGGCTTTGGAAAAGCACGGGTTCAGAAACTCTATAATGGAAGCTATGAACGAGTGTACAAAAAAAGCAAGAGAGCTTGGTAAAATCTACGGATAA